One genomic window of Thermodesulfovibrionales bacterium includes the following:
- a CDS encoding lytic transglycosylase domain-containing protein produces the protein MRKLFATALMLLFLSAPVKAVAGQELEMIKEKESTGRLYDRAIDFFTRKMPEAFEQSLNNSYKYIDLITDVFTEKGIPLDIAYLPLIESGFAPLSVGPGDAVGLWQLVRCTAQSYGLRVDSYVDERKDPVKSTHAAADYLRDLYVRFGAWDIALAAYNAGEGKITRIFKKSKEGLPWVINRYLAYFMAASTVAQDPENYGFTSDREVTEDPAYREITSHGTMSLKAVAEKYKTSVKAIKNLNPALLTDSTPPYPYPIRLPSN, from the coding sequence ATGCGCAAACTATTTGCAACAGCCCTGATGCTTCTCTTTTTATCGGCGCCGGTGAAGGCCGTAGCCGGTCAGGAGCTCGAGATGATAAAAGAAAAGGAGTCCACGGGTAGACTCTACGACCGGGCGATCGATTTTTTCACACGGAAGATGCCGGAGGCCTTCGAGCAGAGCCTCAACAACTCCTATAAATATATCGACCTGATAACAGACGTCTTCACCGAGAAGGGTATCCCTCTCGACATCGCCTACCTCCCTCTCATCGAGAGTGGCTTCGCCCCACTGTCCGTGGGGCCCGGAGATGCGGTCGGGTTATGGCAGCTCGTAAGATGCACCGCGCAGAGTTACGGCCTGAGAGTCGACAGCTATGTGGACGAGCGGAAGGACCCCGTCAAATCGACCCATGCCGCAGCTGATTATCTGAGAGACCTCTACGTCAGGTTCGGCGCGTGGGACATCGCCCTTGCGGCATACAACGCGGGCGAAGGGAAGATCACCCGCATATTCAAGAAATCGAAGGAAGGCCTCCCGTGGGTGATAAACCGCTATCTCGCGTATTTTATGGCCGCATCTACGGTTGCGCAAGACCCGGAGAATTACGGGTTTACATCGGACAGGGAAGTGACCGAGGACCCCGCTTACCGGGAAATAACAAGCCACGGCACCATGAGTCTGAAAGCGGTTGCGGAAAAATATAAGACATCCGTCAAGGCGATAAAGAACCTGAACCCCGCCCTCCTCACGGACTCAACACCGCCCTACCCGTATCCGATACGGCTGCCGAGCAATTAA
- a CDS encoding DpnI domain-containing protein — translation MDLCFVREKAEGYKSPSQIARVLTEDWAARNLFCPSCKQPRLQTARDNTKVIDFVCDDCSETYQLKSQNKPLGEKILDSAYGPMIESIKNNRTPNLFLLHYNSQEYCAETLLIVPRYFLTLSCIEPRKPLSPNARRAGWIGCNIVLKEIPVDGKIAITKDRKVSSPETVKLCYERFRFLSEKNYDVRGWTADILKVIRELGKKDFTLAEAYSFDKQLQLLHPDNKNIRPKIRQQLQILRDRGILEFRGKGRYSFR, via the coding sequence ATGGATTTATGCTTTGTTAGAGAAAAAGCAGAAGGATATAAAAGTCCTTCTCAGATTGCGCGGGTCCTGACCGAAGATTGGGCTGCTAGAAACCTATTCTGTCCTTCCTGCAAACAGCCGAGATTACAGACAGCTCGGGATAATACAAAGGTCATAGATTTCGTTTGTGATGACTGTTCTGAAACCTATCAACTAAAAAGCCAAAACAAGCCATTAGGGGAAAAGATTCTTGATTCTGCTTATGGCCCAATGATTGAATCGATTAAGAATAACAGAACTCCCAACCTGTTCCTTCTTCATTACAATTCGCAAGAATACTGTGCAGAAACATTATTGATAGTCCCTCGGTATTTCCTGACACTCTCCTGTATAGAGCCCCGCAAGCCCCTCTCGCCAAATGCTCGGAGAGCAGGATGGATTGGATGCAACATTGTCTTGAAGGAGATACCTGTTGATGGAAAGATTGCGATTACTAAAGATCGAAAAGTGTCTAGCCCTGAAACGGTCAAACTGTGCTATGAGCGATTCAGGTTCCTATCAGAAAAGAATTATGATGTTAGGGGATGGACGGCCGACATATTGAAGGTTATCAGAGAACTCGGGAAAAAAGATTTTACTTTAGCTGAGGCATATTCATTCGACAAACAACTTCAGCTGCTCCACCCGGACAACAAAAATATCCGCCCCAAAATCCGTCAGCAGTTGCAAATTCTGAGAGACAGAGGCATCTTGGAGTTCAGAGGAAAAGGACGATACAGTTTTCGGTAG